The genomic DNA TCCGTGAGCCATGCAGCCCCATTTTCTGCTCATCTTTTCCAATGACTAAGCCCGGCGTATCTTTATCGACAATAAAGGCTGTCACACCATACGTCCCTTTTCCCCGCTCTGTCGATGCGAACACGATATAGACATCCGCTTCCCCGCCGTTGGTAATAAACACCTTTGAGCCGTTCAACACGTAGTGGTCGTCTTTTTTCACAGCACGCGTTTTCAGTGAACCCGCATCAGAACCCGCTGACGGCTCCGTTAAACAGAATGCACCCAAGTATTCGCCACTCGCTAGCTTCGGTAAATAACTCGCTTTCTGCTCTTCGTTACCAAAATACATAATCGGATTTGTGCCGACAGATGTATGAACGGAAAGAATAACGCCCATAACAGCACTTACTTTTGATAGCTCATGAATTGCGCTAATGTACGAAATAAAATCCATACCTGCTCCGCCATACTCTTCTGGAACCGTAATGCCCATCAAACCGAGCTCCGCCATTTTAGTTAGGATTTCTCGCGGGAATTCGCCAGCTTCCATTCGTGGAATAAATGGCTCAATTTCCGTCTTCGCAAAGCTTCTTACCATATCCCGCATCATCTGTTGTTCTTCGGTGAATGTTAAATTCATATCGTCTGCACTCCCTTAGTTGTAAACGTAAAAACCTCGTCCTGATTTTTTACCAAGCCAACCCGCTTTGACATATTTTCGAAGCAATGGACATGGGCGATATTTTGAATCTCCGAATCCTTCATGTAGCGTTTCCATAATGTATAAGCATGTGTCGAGTCCGATGAAATCTGCTAGTTGTAGCGGCCCCATTGGATGGTTCATGCCGAGTTTCATCACTTCGTCGATCGATTCAATCGTTGCAACACCTTCATAGAGCGTATAGATTGCTTCATTGATCATTGGCATCAGCACACGATTGGCAACAAAGCCTGGGAAGTCGTTTACTTCTACTGGTGTTTTTGCTAGTTTCACTGTCATATCCTCAACCGCTTTGTAGACATCATCCTCTGTTGCAAGACCACGGATGATTTCAACAAGCTGCATAACAGGTACTGGGTTCATAAAATGCATACCAATGACTTTTTCTGGGCGATTGGTTGCTGCCGCAATTTCGGTAATTGGAAGCGAAGATGTATTGGATGCAAGAATGGCATGTGCCGGTGCAATACTATCTAGTTTCGCGAAAATCGAACGCTTAATGTCCATATTTTCAACAGCTGCTTCGATGACAATGTCCACTTTTTCCGCATCCTGCAAGTCTAGTGATTTCGTAATACGACCGAGAACCGCTGCTTTTTCCTCTTCTGTCATACGACCTTTTTCAACGTTACGTGAAAGGTTTTTCGTAATGACTGCAAGCCCTTTTGTGTAGGATTCTTCTTTGATATCATTCAATGTCACGTCAAAGCCTGCCTGTGCACATACTTGGGCAATGCCGCCCCCCATTTGCCCTGCTCCGATGACCATTACTTTTTTGATGTCCATTATTGTCTCCCCCAACTCACGCTAATTTTGGTACTTCAATCATAATCGCATCGCCTTGGCCGCCACCCGAACAAATGGATGCAATGCCAATGCCGCCACCACGGCGTTTCAATTCATGTGCCAGTGTCAAAATAATACGTGCGCCACTTGCGCCAATCGGATGTCCAAGTGCAACAGCCCCGCCGTTAACATTGACTTTTTCAGGGTCAAGATCCGCAATTTGTGCACTCGCCAACGCTACAGCCGCAAATGCTTCATTAATTTCAAACAGGTCAATATCCTGTAGTTGCTTGCCTGTCTTTTTCAACAGCTCATTGATGACGAGCCCCGGTGTTTGTGGAAAATCTTCTGGTGCAATCGCCACTTCTGCGTGACCGATAATGGTAGCCAAAGGTGTTTTGCCTTCGCGTTTCGCACGCTCTTCATTCATCAACACAAGTGCGCATGCCCCGTCGTTGACGCCTGGTGCGTTGCCTGCTGTAATCGTGCCTTCCTTGCCAAATGCCGGGCGCAATTTTGCCAACGATTCGAGTGACGTATCACGACGTGGTGCTTCGTCCGTATTCACGACCACTGGATCGCCTTTGCGCTGCGGAATCTCAATCGCAACGATTTCTTCTGCAAACAAGCCGTTATCGATTGCTTGTAAAGCACGTTCGTGACTGCGTAATGACCACGTATCCTGCGCTTCACGCGTTAACGACAATTTTTCAGCTGTTCCATTGCCATATGTCCCCATATGGACACGATCCGGTGAGAACGAACAAGAAAGCCCGTCATAGATCATGCCATCAATAAGTTGCGCGTCACCCATCTTCATACCAAAACGGCCTTTTGGCACGTAATAGGGTGCGTTAGACATCGATTCCATGCCACCTGCAACAATCACTTCTTCATCCCCAAGGCGAATAAGCTGATCGCCTAACGTCACACTACGCATACCTGATGCACACACTTTGTTAATGGTTTCTGTTTTGACCGACCATGGCAGGCCTGCTTTCGTCGCCGCTTGCCTCGAAGGTATTTGCCCTTGCCCTGCCTGCAATACCGTTCCGATGATGACTTCATCGACCTCATCTGCTGCAATGTTCGCACGATGCAATGCTTCTTTAATCGCCACACCACCAAGATCACTTGCCGTTAACGTATGTAATGCGCCACCCAATTTTGTAAAAGGCGTTCGTGCGCCCTCTACTATGACCGTTCTTGCCATGCTTATCGCCTCCAAGGTTAGTAAGTGTTAACGCTTTCACTTTCTGGAATAATACAATAATTCGGAGCGACTGAACGCTCGCTCAACAAGTTTTCATGAAAAAGGGAGTGTTTCCACTCCCTTAATTACTGCAATTGTACGATAATACTGATTGTTCCGCAACCACTTTTTGTTAGGTGTTACCGATTTTATTGTAAAACTGCAGCTTCTTCTTGCTCTTCAAGTACTTGCACAGTTTCTCCGAAAATCGAACGTTCTAGTAGCTCTGCAATGTCGTATGTGCCGACTTTGTCTTCTACTTCAACCGCTTTCGTGCCATCTGACAACATCGTCAAGCAATACGGACAGCCGGATGAAATAATGCCTGGACTTACTTCAAGTGCTTGTTCTGTACGTGCAACGTTAATGCGATGGCCCGTATCTTCTTCCATCCACATCAAACCGCCACCCGCACCACAGCACATGCCGTCTTGGCGGTTACGTTTCATCTCTACAAGATTGACGCCCGGAATTGCCTTCAAAATTTCACGTGGCGGATCATAGACATCATTGTATCGGCCGAGGTAACAAGAATCATGGAACGTGATTGTTTCATTAATCGCATGCTCTGGCTTCAATTTGCCCTTCATCACAAGTTCATACAACAATTCGGTATGGTGAATGACTTCTGCTTTAAAACCAAAGTCTGGGTATTCATTTTTAAAGATATTGTAGGCGTGCGGGTCAATCGTAACGAGTTTCGTTACGCCCGCTTTTTCGAATTCTTCGATATTCGATGTCGCTAGCTCTTGGAATAAAAACTCATTTCCTAGACGACGCGGTGTATCCCCAGAGTTCTTTTCTTTATTGCCCAAAATCGCAAACTTCACACCTGCTTCGTTCATCAAACGCGCAAATGCGAGCGCAATTTTTTGTGAACGGTTGTCGAATGCCCCCATCGAGCCAACCCAGAACAGATACTCAAACTCCTCATCTGCTTTTTTCAATTCTTTCACAGTTGGAATGCGAATATCCGGACTTGCATCACGCCATTTTTCTTTCTCTTTGCGGTTCAATCCCCACGGATTCCCTTGACGCTCAATGTTCGTCATAGCACGCTGTGCATCCGCATCCATTTTCCCTTCCGTCATCACAAGATAACGACGAAGGTCAATGATTTTGTCAACGTGTTCGTTCATCACCGGACATTGGTCTTCACAGTTTCGGCACGTTGTACATGCCCAAATTTCTTCTTCTGTAATAACATCGCCAATGAGTGCTGGACTGTAAATATCGTCCATAGAAGCACCTTCAAGACCCGCCGCGAGCGCAATTTGGTTCGCTTTCGTGTTGTTAAAAGCAAACGTCGGTACCCATGGTTTTTGCTTCGTCACGAGTGCACCTGTATTCGTTAAATTATCACGTAATTTCGTAATCAAGTCCATCGGAGACAGCATTTTACCCGTCCCTGCTGCTGGACACATATTTGTACAGCGCCCACATTCCACGCATGCATAAAGGTCAATCATTTGCAGTTGCGTGAAGTCAGTAATCTTTCCAACCCCAAGCGAAGGCATTTCATCCTCATCTTCCGCATTTTCCAATGCTTCAAAATCGATAGGCTTTAGCGTTCCCGCGTGGTCCAAACGATGGAAGTAAACGTTTGCAGGCCCTGCGATTAAGTGCGCGTGTTTAGATTGTGGCACGTACACAAGGAATGTCAGCAAGATGAGTAAGTGTGCCCACCAACCAACGAAGAACACAGCTGCCGCTCCTGTTGCCGGCAAGAATCCAAATACTGTAGCGATCAGTGATGCTACTGGCTCCGTCCATGTTGCGTCATGGCCTTGCCAAATAATATTCATACCGTTTGCAAGTAATGTCGAAAGCATGAGTCCCCCGATGAAGATCAGGACAAGCCCCGATTTCCATCCTCGCTTTAAACGTACAAGTTTCTCGATATATCGACGGTGGAATGCCCACACAACCGCCACAAGAATCGTCAATGCGACAATTTCTTGGAAAAATGTAAAGGCTGGATAAAGTGGTCCAAGCGGCAAATGCGAACCTGGTTTTAATCCTTTCCAAATCAAGTCAATTGCTCCAAGTTGTACGAGCAAAAAACCGTAGAAGAACAGTAAATGGATTGTCCCACTTTTCTTGTCCTTTAATAGTTTCTTTTGTCCGAAGACGTAGACCCAAATCTTTTGAAGACGTTCTTTGACGTTGTTGTCAAACTCTACTTTCTTCCCCAGTTTAATGAATTGAATCCGTGTTTTGATCAAATACGTGAACAAAGCAAGTGCATATGCGATCACTAGCAAGCATAAAATCCAGTTCGCAATTAGCAATGGGCTCATTCGTCCTCTCCCCTTCCTCCAAATGTTTTGACAATACTGATTATTTTGATGTAGAATAGCATTTAGATAGATGCTCTATCTTCTAGTTTAAATATGAATGAGCATTCAGTCAATGAAAACTTTTAAAAAGTTTAAAATACTCGTAACCTTATCAGCATTTAACGAGCCTTTTGACCTTGATAAAATGAGGTTTCTTAATCTTTTAATTAAAAAAGAGTTATTGGCCATAAATAATAGGCCAATAACTCTTTTTTATTCAATCACTTAATCGTTAACGCATCCAATTGATGTCCAAATAACCGTTGCGCATCTTTGATTTTCGTTTTCGAAATGGCAAGCAAGACAACCGTCGACGGGCCCGCCGTCTTCACTGCATCCAACGGCGTTTCGACAACAATCTCTACATCGCCTGTCATTTTGCGTACTTCCTTCAAAATCCCACTCGAGCCAACTGGCCATATCCGACTAACAACGCCCTGATCCAATGCTTGTCGAATAAGTCGAAGTGAAGCGACTTGCTCTGCAAAATCCAGCACTTCCTGCCCAACGAGCGGTGCACCATACGTAAACCATGTAAGCCCGTCAACAGCTGAACACTGTTGGCGTTTACCAATCATCGTGACCGCCATCGCCGACTGCATCAGCTCCATATTCGTTTCCGTACTGCCACTAATCGGCGGAACTTTAAGCCCCGCCTCTTGAAATAAATCCGTCACACCCGCCACATATTTTTCCCAGCTGGCGCTGCCGCTAAAGTTGTGAATCAAAATCGTCGTCGGCTCCGCACATGCTGCCCATTGCTCCAACAATGCGACACGCGCCGCGTAATGAGCAGTCAAACGATCTGGCACTGCCACGCTGTCCGCAGGCTTTTCACCGATGCTACCCGAATTATCTGTTGTGACCACAAAATCATCACCAATCATAATGGCATTCCTCAACGGAGTGCCCCCATTCGACCTTTCGCTACTTGCTGCAATGCTGGTATGACAACCGCTGCCACCGCCGAATTCAATAACGTCGCGACCAAAATCGACGGCAAGATGCCTACAAAAAATGCCGGCGACACAAGGAAATAAAACGGCAGAGGTGCCAACAAACCGTTCGCGAGAATAAAGAACCCCCACTTCATGAGCGTGTAGCCTGCTTTATGCAAGTACGAAAAGATCACAACAATTGCAAACATTTCAAGCGCAACTAACACATGAAACGGCCCCATAGGAAATCCCGCATACATCGCTGAAGCCACATGACCTAGCGTTGCTGCGATGCCCGAAAATAACGGTGGTAAAAAAGCTACGGATAACAGCGCAGGTACCGTATCGAGCGCCAATGAACCCATTGCAGAGGGAATTTTAATCATCCCACCAATCACACACATCGCTGCGAACAACGCAGTCAGTGTCAACCGTTGCAACTTCATGCGATTAGTCCTCCTTTTTCTTATCCGTCCTAAACACTTTCGCACTTCTCACATACTCATTATCCGGCACATTGACCCGAGCATTGGCAATACGAGCCGCCACGAATAAATAGTCCGATAGACGATTCAAATACTTTTGCACCGTTGCAGGTACATCTTCTTCTGCCTTCATCAATGTCACTGTCTGACGTTCTGCACGTCTGGCAATCGTCCGCGCAATATGCAACGTGGCAGCAGCTGGTGAGCCACCCGGTAAGATGAAACGCTCAAGCTCGGGCGCCTCCTCCATCAACTCATCAATGCGTTGTTCTAACACTTCAATCGGCTCTTCGGACAATTTGTAATGGCGTTCTTTCATGACATTCGCCAAGTCGCCACCGCCATCGAATAATTCGTTTTGAATCGTTTCCAAGTCCGTTAGCAAATCGGCAAAAATCGTCGCATCCAACTCCGTCATTGCCTTGCCGATAAATGAATTCAGCTCATCTGTCGTGCCGTATGCTTCCACACGTAAACTATCTTTATCGACACGTCCACCTATTAAACTTGTTTTCCCTTTATCCCCTGTACGTGTATAAATTTTCATCTTCAATCTCCCCTTTTCTTTAGTATTTGTGCAAGTCCATACCAAATCCGTGTCACTTCATCCGCTTCCGCCATCAACCGCTGATAGAGCCGTCCACACGCATCACGCAACTGGCGCTGCTGTGCGTCAATCGGGACAATTCCTCGGCCGATATCTGTCAAAATCACAATGACATCGCGCACCTCAATCGCCTTCATGATAGACTCAACAGCCTCAGCCTCCGGCAATTCTGTTTCTGCCAGCCATTTTTCCAGTCCTGCAATCACAATGGGCTGAGTTGTGGGCAAGTTCTGCGGGGGACACTCCCCTTCAAACCACACACACTCTTTATCCACTAACATCGTTCTTACATAGTCCCTTTTGCCGTTATGGGCACCGCCGATATAGATGCGCACGTTTTTCCCTCCTTGAACGCTTTTTCACTCGACCATTCAAGGCGATAACCTGTACCATGCGGAATGTCCCATGACCAAAACGCACGCGCAACAGGTGAAAAGGCCGTTAAAATAGCGCGTATGGGGCCGCCATGTGTCACCACAACGGCATCGTTCGACAACTCACTAAACGCAGGCAACACACGTGCTTCCAACGCTACCAAACTTTCACCACCCCTTGGTGCTATTCCGTAAGGGTCGTCAATCCACGCACGATAGTCCTTATCCTCTTCAAGGTCGGCATACGTTTTTCCTTCAAAATCACCGAAATGACATTCACGCCAACGACAATCCACCTCATACACCGCCTGTGGACAATACAATGCGGCGCTCTGCCTCACACGTAGTAAATCGCTCCCGACAACATGCGTTGGCTCAAAAGGCAATCCACTATCCCATGCTTCCAACGGCAAAATGGGTTCGTCTGTCCAACCGATATATTTGCGTGCTACATTTCCAGCCGTCGGCAAATGACGCATCACATAGATAACAAAGCTACGAGCCATAACAATGCCTCCATTCCTTCGATGAACGCACCACATAAATCGCCGCTAACGCCACCAAAATGCTTTAGCGACCATTTGCGAAATAACACAACGCCTACAAACAATACGACTGCCCATGCTACTGGGATACTTATACTATTCATCACGAATCCGACAATGAACATGGCCAACACACTACCAATCACGGAACAACCTATCACCACATTGCCTGCCATTTTCTCTTTAAAGAAATGAGCAATGCCTTTGTCTTTCGCCAGTGGAACCGTAGTGAAATAAACATTCAAAGCGGCGCGCGCTAACAATGGGATTGCGATGAATAACGCGACATTTCCCATTCCACGCAGTAACAGTTCATTGAACAAGGCGATTTTCACAATGACCAGCAGCACAAGTGCCATCGCTCCAAACGCGCCCAGACGCGGATCATCTAAAATTTCCAATCGTTTCTCGCGGTCCCGATAGGAAAAAAATGCATCGCCCGTATCCGCCCAGCCATCCAAATGCAGACCACCTGTTAACACAATGCCTGCCAATAGAATGAGAACCGCCGTCAGCAATGTCCCCATGTGCAATTCCTGAAACAACACAAAGGACACTGTATACATGACAAGCCCGATGGCAGCGCCAACAACGGGAAGCGCCACATACATAGCCGTCACGTCTTTACGCTCCAACGGCAATTCTTTTTTTATAGGAATCGATGTGAAAAACTGCAACGCTAACAACAAACCGTTCACATTATTCCTCCTGCCCCGACAGGATTTCTTTCAGCAGCGGCCAATTGACATTGCTCTTCACATGCGCCGCCCACTCACCATAGATATCGACACCTTGTGGCGCGCGCATAACAGGTCGATCCGCGTCTTCCTCTTCAATGCCATGATCGACTTTGTAAGGAATCACACCTGCGACAGGAATGCCTGTATAGGATTCAATAAATTCGATGCCTTCTTGAAATAACGCGACATCTCCGTGAAATTTATTGATGATAATAGCCTTCACACGCGCTCGGTGTGCAGGTGAAAGCAGTTGCAGTGTACCGACAATCGACGCAATCGCACCGCCGCGGTCAATATCGGCTACCAATAGGACGGGTACATCCGCAATATCCGCAACGCGCATATTGACGATTTCTCGATCATTGAGATTCACTTCTGCTGGACTACCTGCGCCTTCAATAATGACAGTGTCATAAGTCTCCGCCAGTTTGGCAAGTGATGTTTCAATCGCTTCAATAGCACGATGAAAAAATTGCTTGCGATAAGCCATGCCTGCTACGGGACCAAACTTTTCACCAAAGAATAACACTTCTGATTTCATACCTGCCACCGGCTTCAGTAAAATCGGATTCATAGCAATCGATGGTGTTGTTCTAGCCGCCAATGCTTGGATAAATTGCGCCCGGCTCATTTCTTCTCCATTCGCCGTTGTTGCAGAAAAGCCCGACATGTTTTGGGATTTAAAAGGCGTTACCCGTACCCCTTCATCGGCCAATAAACGGCATAACGCTGTGCAAATCATCGTCTTTCCTGAATCGGATGCCGTTCCGACTACCATTAATCCGTTCATGTCTCTCCTCCTCATCGTTCATTTTTCCAAACTGTTGCCATCCCGTAATCCATTTCAATCGCCGTGTCTGCTGTTACGACAAGTTGTTGATGAATCTGTCCAATCCATGAACGATATATTTCCGTTTCCTCATCATGTAATGGCAATTCATCGAGCACTTCATTGGACACGATAACAAGATGTGTGACCTTTTGACGCATCGTGTCAATCGTTCCATATAGCTGCTCTACTTTTTGCGCCATGCAGCCGGGTTGCTGAATGCAAGGCGTCCCTACTTCCCAACCGGCATACAACTCATTGGCAAGCCATGTCGTTAAGCAATCCCATAACACATAATCGTCTTGCTGAATCGACGACAATACGGCTTCTAGCTGCGTCGGCTGTTCAAGCGTTGTCCAGTTGTCATCCGCACGGTCATGCCGATGCTTGTCAATACGCGCCTGCATTTCTAAATCCGTTGCTGTACCGGAAGCAATGTAGACAAGCCGACTCCCATTTTCCTGTGCCTCGCCAACAAGAATGCGTTCCGCATAAGCACTTTTCCCACTGCGAACGCCGCCGCATATGAACGTTAATTTTCCGCGAACCATCGTGTCAACTCTTCCCTTAGTGCAATCATTTCATCTTCACTTTTCATACCAACTCGTAACCAACGCCCATCCATACCACGGAAATTTTCAGAATGACGAAGGACAATACCGCGTGCCAATAAATCCCGGTATAACTGCCCAGTCGCTTGCACTGTCCCAAGCTTAAATGTGAGGAAGTTCGCAACCGAATCCGTTACCGTACAGCCGTGTTCCTGAAGAAATGCCGTCATCTTGCCCCTTTCAACCGTTGCATGCTGAATCGCCTGTTGGCGGAATGCCTCTTGCTGCAAACAAACCGCCCCTACTCGAGCCGCCATCCCGTTAACATTCCAATGAGGTGCGAGCGCTTTAACCCCCGCAATGATGGTCGGATGTGCCACCACATAACCCAAGCGGATGCCTGGAATAGCGTACATTTTCGTCATCGAACGAACGATGATGACATGAGGAAATTCTTTTATTTCTGCAATAAACGATCGCGACTCGTCAACAAAATCGATAAATGCTTCATCCAACACGACCTCGCAGCCCACTTGCGCACCATGACGAATAATCGTCCGGAGTACTTCCCGTTCCGGTAGCATGCCCGTTGGATTATTTGGCGTACATAAGTACAACACGGCCGACGACTCCATCGCTTGATAAATGTCCGCAAGTGGCAACGTAAAGCCCTCCGCTTCCGAAGCCACTACCCGCACAATCTCCACCTGCTTTGCCAGCAAGGTCGCCTCATATTCGGAAAACGTAGGGTGAACAACCACAGCCCGTTTCCCACGATAGCGCTCCGCTACAAGCGCCAACAATTCGGCTGCCCCGTTTCCGGCAACAATAAACGAAGACGGCACACTATGAAAATCTGCCACAGCAGATAAAAACGGTTCGCCATCAGGATCGGGATAAGACGCTAATTCCGCCACTAAACGAGGCCACATCTCCAACACAGCCTGCGGTGGACCCGCTGGATTGACATTCTCACTGACATCCAATATACGTTCCGGCACATCCATACCCAGTTTTGCATAGACCTGATGCGGATTCGCACCGTGCTCAGGCAATTGCATAGACAAACACTCCAATCACGGTCATCGTCAACCAAAACACCAATGCGACCGTATGCATTTGCGTCAATGTCGATTTAATATGTAAGGCAGTCAATGGAACAATGGCCGGACCAATTTCAGGTCGTTTCGACACAACACCTCGATACGTGCTCTGTCCCCCTAATTTCACACCCAATTGCCAAGCCGTCGCCGCCTCCAAAAAGCCACTGTTCGGACTGGCATGGCGTCTAGCATCTCTACTCCAACCCGAAAATCGTTTCCAGAAGCTCAGCTGGCCTTCATTTGGCGTATAAAAAATCATCAGCAACCCCGTAATACGCGCGGGAATGAAATTCAATACATCATCCGTACGTGCGGAAAACTTGCCAAACTGCTCGTAGCGCTCATCTTTATAGCCAATCATCGAATCGAGTGTGTTTACCGCTTTATACATCCATAAGCCAGGTGCCCCGAAAAGAAACGCCCAAAACAACGGTGATGTAATGCCATCTGCCGTATTTTCCGATACCGTTTCAATCGCCCCACGCGCAATGTCACCTTCCTGTAACTTATCAGTATCACGCCCAACAATCCATGACAGCTTCGTACGCGCTTCCTGTAAATCCCCCATCGCGAGTGGCTCGTAAACCGCGAGCGCCGCATCTCGTAAACTTTTTTGCGCTAGCCCAATCGCAATGAGCATCGCCTCGACGAGCACGCCGACAAAAAG from Sporosarcina sp. FSL K6-1522 includes the following:
- a CDS encoding acyl-CoA dehydrogenase, which codes for MNLTFTEEQQMMRDMVRSFAKTEIEPFIPRMEAGEFPREILTKMAELGLMGITVPEEYGGAGMDFISYISAIHELSKVSAVMGVILSVHTSVGTNPIMYFGNEEQKASYLPKLASGEYLGAFCLTEPSAGSDAGSLKTRAVKKDDHYVLNGSKVFITNGGEADVYIVFASTERGKGTYGVTAFIVDKDTPGLVIGKDEQKMGLHGSRTVELSFDNMHVPAKNRLGEEGEGFKIAMANLDVGRIGIAAQSLGIAEAALEAATGYAKERVQFGKPIALQQGVGFKLADMATAVEAARLLVYRAAQLRAAGLPCGKEASMAKLFASKAAVEGSIEAVQVFGGYGYTEDYPVERYFRDAKVTEIYEGTSEIQRIVIAKHLTK
- a CDS encoding 3-hydroxybutyryl-CoA dehydrogenase, with product MDIKKVMVIGAGQMGGGIAQVCAQAGFDVTLNDIKEESYTKGLAVITKNLSRNVEKGRMTEEEKAAVLGRITKSLDLQDAEKVDIVIEAAVENMDIKRSIFAKLDSIAPAHAILASNTSSLPITEIAAATNRPEKVIGMHFMNPVPVMQLVEIIRGLATEDDVYKAVEDMTVKLAKTPVEVNDFPGFVANRVLMPMINEAIYTLYEGVATIESIDEVMKLGMNHPMGPLQLADFIGLDTCLYIMETLHEGFGDSKYRPCPLLRKYVKAGWLGKKSGRGFYVYN
- a CDS encoding acetyl-CoA C-acetyltransferase — its product is MARTVIVEGARTPFTKLGGALHTLTASDLGGVAIKEALHRANIAADEVDEVIIGTVLQAGQGQIPSRQAATKAGLPWSVKTETINKVCASGMRSVTLGDQLIRLGDEEVIVAGGMESMSNAPYYVPKGRFGMKMGDAQLIDGMIYDGLSCSFSPDRVHMGTYGNGTAEKLSLTREAQDTWSLRSHERALQAIDNGLFAEEIVAIEIPQRKGDPVVVNTDEAPRRDTSLESLAKLRPAFGKEGTITAGNAPGVNDGACALVLMNEERAKREGKTPLATIIGHAEVAIAPEDFPQTPGLVINELLKKTGKQLQDIDLFEINEAFAAVALASAQIADLDPEKVNVNGGAVALGHPIGASGARIILTLAHELKRRGGGIGIASICSGGGQGDAIMIEVPKLA
- a CDS encoding (Fe-S)-binding protein encodes the protein MSPLLIANWILCLLVIAYALALFTYLIKTRIQFIKLGKKVEFDNNVKERLQKIWVYVFGQKKLLKDKKSGTIHLLFFYGFLLVQLGAIDLIWKGLKPGSHLPLGPLYPAFTFFQEIVALTILVAVVWAFHRRYIEKLVRLKRGWKSGLVLIFIGGLMLSTLLANGMNIIWQGHDATWTEPVASLIATVFGFLPATGAAAVFFVGWWAHLLILLTFLVYVPQSKHAHLIAGPANVYFHRLDHAGTLKPIDFEALENAEDEDEMPSLGVGKITDFTQLQMIDLYACVECGRCTNMCPAAGTGKMLSPMDLITKLRDNLTNTGALVTKQKPWVPTFAFNNTKANQIALAAGLEGASMDDIYSPALIGDVITEEEIWACTTCRNCEDQCPVMNEHVDKIIDLRRYLVMTEGKMDADAQRAMTNIERQGNPWGLNRKEKEKWRDASPDIRIPTVKELKKADEEFEYLFWVGSMGAFDNRSQKIALAFARLMNEAGVKFAILGNKEKNSGDTPRRLGNEFLFQELATSNIEEFEKAGVTKLVTIDPHAYNIFKNEYPDFGFKAEVIHHTELLYELVMKGKLKPEHAINETITFHDSCYLGRYNDVYDPPREILKAIPGVNLVEMKRNRQDGMCCGAGGGLMWMEEDTGHRINVARTEQALEVSPGIISSGCPYCLTMLSDGTKAVEVEDKVGTYDIAELLERSIFGETVQVLEEQEEAAVLQ
- a CDS encoding ECF transporter S component; the protein is MKLQRLTLTALFAAMCVIGGMIKIPSAMGSLALDTVPALLSVAFLPPLFSGIAATLGHVASAMYAGFPMGPFHVLVALEMFAIVVIFSYLHKAGYTLMKWGFFILANGLLAPLPFYFLVSPAFFVGILPSILVATLLNSAVAAVVIPALQQVAKGRMGALR
- a CDS encoding cob(I)yrinic acid a,c-diamide adenosyltransferase, producing MKIYTRTGDKGKTSLIGGRVDKDSLRVEAYGTTDELNSFIGKAMTELDATIFADLLTDLETIQNELFDGGGDLANVMKERHYKLSEEPIEVLEQRIDELMEEAPELERFILPGGSPAAATLHIARTIARRAERQTVTLMKAEEDVPATVQKYLNRLSDYLFVAARIANARVNVPDNEYVRSAKVFRTDKKKED
- a CDS encoding bifunctional adenosylcobinamide kinase/adenosylcobinamide-phosphate guanylyltransferase gives rise to the protein MRIYIGGAHNGKRDYVRTMLVDKECVWFEGECPPQNLPTTQPIVIAGLEKWLAETELPEAEAVESIMKAIEVRDVIVILTDIGRGIVPIDAQQRQLRDACGRLYQRLMAEADEVTRIWYGLAQILKKRGD
- a CDS encoding histidine phosphatase family protein is translated as MARSFVIYVMRHLPTAGNVARKYIGWTDEPILPLEAWDSGLPFEPTHVVGSDLLRVRQSAALYCPQAVYEVDCRWRECHFGDFEGKTYADLEEDKDYRAWIDDPYGIAPRGGESLVALEARVLPAFSELSNDAVVVTHGGPIRAILTAFSPVARAFWSWDIPHGTGYRLEWSSEKAFKEGKTCASISAVPITAKGTM
- the cobS gene encoding adenosylcobinamide-GDP ribazoletransferase — translated: MNGLLLALQFFTSIPIKKELPLERKDVTAMYVALPVVGAAIGLVMYTVSFVLFQELHMGTLLTAVLILLAGIVLTGGLHLDGWADTGDAFFSYRDREKRLEILDDPRLGAFGAMALVLLVIVKIALFNELLLRGMGNVALFIAIPLLARAALNVYFTTVPLAKDKGIAHFFKEKMAGNVVIGCSVIGSVLAMFIVGFVMNSISIPVAWAVVLFVGVVLFRKWSLKHFGGVSGDLCGAFIEGMEALLWLVALLSM
- a CDS encoding cobyric acid synthase, with protein sequence MNGLMVVGTASDSGKTMICTALCRLLADEGVRVTPFKSQNMSGFSATTANGEEMSRAQFIQALAARTTPSIAMNPILLKPVAGMKSEVLFFGEKFGPVAGMAYRKQFFHRAIEAIETSLAKLAETYDTVIIEGAGSPAEVNLNDREIVNMRVADIADVPVLLVADIDRGGAIASIVGTLQLLSPAHRARVKAIIINKFHGDVALFQEGIEFIESYTGIPVAGVIPYKVDHGIEEEDADRPVMRAPQGVDIYGEWAAHVKSNVNWPLLKEILSGQEE
- a CDS encoding bifunctional adenosylcobinamide kinase/adenosylcobinamide-phosphate guanylyltransferase → MVRGKLTFICGGVRSGKSAYAERILVGEAQENGSRLVYIASGTATDLEMQARIDKHRHDRADDNWTTLEQPTQLEAVLSSIQQDDYVLWDCLTTWLANELYAGWEVGTPCIQQPGCMAQKVEQLYGTIDTMRQKVTHLVIVSNEVLDELPLHDEETEIYRSWIGQIHQQLVVTADTAIEMDYGMATVWKNER